From a single Nostoc edaphicum CCNP1411 genomic region:
- a CDS encoding serine/threonine protein kinase produces the protein MIGEILSDRYEVQQLLGKKAGRRTLLARDLQTQELVVIKLLSFGSDFEWDSLKLFEREAETLKNLAHPSIPGYLNYFEVNLPTIKGFALVQTYIPAQTLEQCLQTGRTFTEAEVKYIAKALLEILVYLHGLYPPVIHRDIKPSNILLGDRSGNSIGQVYLVDFGSVQTVLATETGTRTVVGTYGYMPPEQFGGRTVAASDLYSLGATLIYLVTGNHPADLPQKDFRIQFEQLANLSPSLTSWLKWMIEPSLERRLSSAEEAIAALEKPQPTNLPTLFVGKPDGSKIQLTKNADSLEIIVPPAGFDPSIIFTGLFAIVWNSFILFWTIGALSAPFPVNIPFALFSVPFWGAGFMMVYKLFFNLFGRICLRLNPEQIALTWELFAWKFYRPRASPRQSITKLVYIPKHFTKDSEGTRIAVPAQLDIWVGVKKYQLGSFGGAIKSEAELEWLAEELSDWLDLPITNPIRS, from the coding sequence ATGATTGGCGAAATATTAAGCGATCGCTATGAAGTTCAGCAGCTATTAGGAAAAAAAGCAGGGCGGCGGACGCTATTAGCTCGTGATTTGCAAACTCAGGAATTAGTTGTTATCAAGTTACTCTCTTTTGGTAGTGACTTTGAATGGGATTCACTCAAGCTGTTTGAGCGAGAAGCCGAAACTTTAAAAAACCTAGCACATCCCTCAATTCCTGGCTATTTAAACTATTTTGAGGTAAATTTACCAACCATCAAAGGATTTGCTCTAGTACAAACTTATATCCCTGCACAAACCTTAGAGCAATGCTTACAAACTGGGCGGACTTTTACAGAAGCTGAAGTCAAATATATAGCCAAAGCACTTTTAGAGATTCTTGTTTACCTACATGGGCTGTATCCGCCTGTGATTCACCGTGATATTAAGCCTAGCAATATTTTATTGGGCGATCGCTCTGGTAATAGTATCGGTCAAGTTTATTTGGTAGATTTTGGCTCAGTGCAGACAGTCCTGGCTACCGAAACCGGGACAAGAACTGTGGTAGGAACTTATGGCTATATGCCACCAGAGCAATTTGGCGGACGCACTGTTGCAGCATCAGACCTTTATAGTTTAGGTGCAACCTTAATTTATTTAGTTACGGGCAATCACCCAGCCGATTTACCTCAAAAGGATTTTCGGATTCAGTTTGAACAACTGGCTAATCTCAGTCCCAGCCTGACTAGTTGGTTAAAGTGGATGATTGAACCTAGTTTAGAACGGCGTTTGAGTTCTGCTGAAGAAGCGATCGCAGCTTTGGAGAAACCACAACCAACAAACTTGCCTACTTTATTTGTTGGCAAACCAGACGGGAGTAAGATTCAACTAACGAAAAATGCAGACTCTCTAGAAATTATCGTTCCACCAGCTGGTTTTGATCCATCAATAATATTCACAGGTTTATTTGCGATCGTCTGGAATTCATTTATCCTCTTTTGGACAATTGGCGCACTCTCAGCGCCTTTTCCTGTCAACATCCCCTTTGCCTTGTTCTCAGTTCCTTTTTGGGGTGCTGGCTTTATGATGGTGTATAAACTTTTCTTTAATTTGTTTGGACGCATCTGTTTACGCTTAAATCCCGAACAAATTGCCTTAACCTGGGAGTTGTTTGCTTGGAAATTTTATCGTCCTCGCGCATCGCCAAGACAAAGTATTACTAAGTTGGTTTATATTCCAAAACATTTTACTAAAGACTCAGAAGGGACTAGAATTGCCGTTCCAGCACAATTGGATATTTGGGTAGGAGTAAAAAAATATCAACTTGGTAGTTTTGGTGGTGCGATTAAATCTGAAGCGGAACTGGAATGGCTAGCTGAGGAATTAAGCGATTGGTTAGATTTGCCAATTACCAATCCAATTAGAAGTTAG
- a CDS encoding cyanophycinase, whose product MPQLQAKSLEMRTPQATKTAVLVIGGAEDKVHGREILRTFFGRAGASKAYITIIPSASREPAIIGGRYIRIFEEMGAQKVEILDIREREQCEASQIKASLEACSGVFLTGGDQLRLCGVLADTPAMEIIRQRVRAGQLTLAGTSAGAAVMGHHMIAGGGSGESPNRSLVDMATGLGFIPEVIVDQHFHNRNRMGRLISAISAHPDRLGIGIDEDTCAVFERDGWLQVMGKGSVTIVDPTELTHTNEPHVGANEPLTVHNLRLHILSYGDRFHLYQRTVLPAVHRISS is encoded by the coding sequence ATGCCGCAATTACAAGCTAAATCGCTAGAAATGAGGACACCCCAAGCAACTAAAACCGCCGTTCTGGTTATCGGAGGTGCTGAAGATAAAGTTCATGGGCGCGAAATCCTACGAACTTTTTTTGGACGTGCCGGTGCTAGTAAGGCTTATATTACAATTATTCCATCTGCCTCTCGCGAACCCGCTATCATCGGTGGTCGGTATATTCGCATTTTTGAAGAAATGGGTGCTCAGAAGGTAGAGATTTTAGACATCCGCGAACGGGAACAGTGTGAAGCCTCCCAGATCAAAGCATCCTTAGAAGCCTGTAGTGGGGTATTTTTGACAGGAGGAGACCAACTGCGTCTTTGTGGCGTATTGGCAGATACGCCAGCAATGGAAATTATTCGTCAGCGGGTGAGGGCGGGGCAACTTACGTTAGCAGGCACCAGTGCAGGAGCGGCAGTAATGGGGCATCACATGATTGCTGGCGGCGGTAGTGGAGAGTCGCCCAATCGTTCCCTAGTTGATATGGCAACGGGTTTGGGATTTATTCCTGAAGTCATCGTTGACCAACACTTTCACAACCGTAATCGGATGGGGCGACTGATTAGTGCGATCTCAGCTCATCCCGATCGCTTAGGTATTGGCATTGACGAAGATACTTGTGCTGTGTTTGAACGCGATGGTTGGCTACAAGTTATGGGTAAAGGCAGTGTCACCATTGTTGATCCCACTGAACTTACCCACACCAACGAACCCCATGTCGGTGCTAATGAACCGTTAACCGTGCATAATTTACGTCTCCATATCCTCAGCTACGGCGATCGCTTCCACTTGTACCAGCGGACTGTATTGCCTGCTGTACACCGAATCTCCAGCTGA
- the cphA gene encoding cyanophycin synthetase: MRILKIQTLRGPNYWSIRRHKLIVMRLDLETLGETPSNEIPGFYEGLVEALPSLEGHYCSPGCRGGFLMRVKEGTMIGHIVEHVALELQELAGMHVGFGRTRETATPGIYQVVIEYLNEEAGRYAGRAAVRLCQSIVDRGRYPKAELEQDIQDLKDFTRDASLGPSTEAIVKEAEKRGIPWMSLEARFLIQLGYGVNQKRMQATMTDNTSILGVELACDKEATKRILAAAGAPVPRGTVINFLDDLEQAIEYVGGYPIVIKPLDGNHGRGITIDIRTWEEAEAGYEAARQVSRSIIVERYYVGRDHRVLVVNGKVVAVAERVPAHVIGNGRSTISELIEETNLDPNRGEGHDNVLTKIELDRTSYQLLERQGYTLNSVPPKGTICYLRATANLSTGGSAVDRTDEIHPENLWLAQRVVKIIGLDIAGLDIVTTDISRPLREVDGVIVEVNAAPGFRMHVAPSVGIPRNVAGAVMDMLFPNEQSSQIPILSVTGTNGKTTTTRLLAHIYKQTGKVVGYTTTDGTYIGDYLVEAGDNTGPQSAHVILQDPTVEVAVLETARGGILRSGLGFEAANVGVVLNVASDHLGIGDIDTIEQLANLKSVVAEAVFPDGYAVLNADDRRVAAMSEKTKANIAYFTMNPDSELVRKHIQKGGVAAVYENGYLSIVKGDWTHRIERAENIPLTMGGRAPFMIANALAASLAAFVQNVTIEQIRAGLKTFRASVSQTPGRMNLFNLGNYHALVDYAHNAASYEAVGSFVRNWTTGQRIGVIGGPGDRRDEDFVTLGKLAAQIFDYIIIKEDDDTRGRARGSAAQLIIQGITEVKPDSRYESILDETQAINKGLDMAPDNSLVVILPESVTRAIKLIKLRGLAKEETHQQNPGTTVIDSQNGITPSSVVNTLL, from the coding sequence ATGAGAATCCTCAAGATCCAGACCTTACGCGGCCCAAACTATTGGAGCATTCGACGCCACAAACTGATCGTCATGCGCCTCGATTTAGAAACCCTTGGCGAGACGCCCTCGAATGAAATCCCTGGCTTTTATGAAGGATTAGTTGAGGCGCTGCCGAGTCTGGAAGGCCATTATTGTTCACCTGGCTGTCGTGGTGGTTTTTTGATGCGAGTGAAAGAAGGCACTATGATCGGTCACATAGTGGAACACGTAGCCCTAGAACTCCAGGAATTAGCTGGTATGCATGTCGGCTTTGGCCGCACCCGCGAAACTGCCACACCCGGAATTTACCAAGTAGTGATCGAGTACCTGAATGAGGAAGCGGGACGTTACGCTGGGCGAGCCGCAGTCCGGCTGTGCCAGAGTATCGTTGATCGAGGCCGTTATCCCAAGGCAGAACTAGAGCAAGATATCCAAGACCTGAAAGACTTCACCCGTGATGCTTCCTTGGGCCCTTCTACGGAAGCGATCGTTAAAGAAGCAGAAAAAAGAGGTATTCCCTGGATGTCTCTGGAAGCCCGCTTTTTGATTCAGCTAGGCTATGGCGTGAATCAGAAGCGAATGCAGGCCACAATGACCGACAACACCAGCATTCTGGGCGTAGAACTAGCTTGCGATAAAGAAGCCACTAAACGCATTCTCGCTGCCGCTGGTGCGCCAGTTCCCAGAGGTACGGTGATCAACTTCTTAGACGATTTGGAACAAGCCATTGAATACGTTGGCGGCTATCCCATCGTTATCAAGCCTCTGGATGGTAATCACGGACGCGGGATCACCATTGATATCAGAACTTGGGAAGAAGCTGAAGCCGGATACGAAGCTGCTAGACAGGTTTCCCGATCAATTATTGTCGAAAGATATTACGTTGGGCGTGACCACAGAGTATTGGTGGTAAATGGCAAAGTAGTAGCAGTAGCCGAGCGCGTACCGGCTCACGTTATTGGCAATGGTAGATCCACCATCTCCGAACTAATTGAGGAAACAAACCTTGACCCAAATCGGGGTGAAGGACATGATAACGTCCTCACAAAGATTGAACTAGACCGCACTAGCTACCAGTTGCTAGAAAGGCAAGGTTACACCCTAAATAGCGTGCCACCCAAGGGTACTATTTGTTATCTTAGGGCAACGGCAAACTTGAGTACAGGTGGTAGTGCTGTAGACCGTACTGATGAAATTCATCCAGAAAATCTTTGGTTGGCACAACGGGTAGTTAAGATTATCGGCTTAGATATCGCCGGACTCGATATCGTCACTACGGATATTAGCCGTCCGTTGCGGGAAGTCGATGGCGTAATTGTTGAAGTTAACGCCGCTCCCGGTTTTCGGATGCACGTTGCTCCAAGCGTGGGTATTCCCCGTAACGTTGCTGGCGCAGTGATGGATATGCTGTTTCCTAACGAGCAATCTAGCCAAATTCCGATTCTCAGTGTCACAGGCACTAATGGCAAAACCACTACTACCCGACTACTAGCACATATTTATAAACAGACTGGGAAAGTAGTTGGATATACTACTACTGATGGAACATATATCGGTGATTACTTAGTAGAAGCTGGTGATAACACAGGCCCTCAAAGTGCCCACGTCATCCTCCAAGATCCCACAGTGGAAGTAGCGGTACTGGAAACGGCTCGCGGTGGCATTCTCCGCTCTGGATTGGGCTTTGAAGCAGCAAATGTGGGCGTGGTTTTAAATGTAGCCTCCGACCACTTAGGAATTGGCGATATAGATACCATTGAGCAGTTAGCTAACCTCAAAAGTGTAGTAGCAGAAGCCGTATTCCCGGATGGCTATGCGGTACTAAATGCGGATGATCGTCGCGTCGCCGCCATGTCAGAAAAAACTAAGGCTAATATTGCTTACTTCACGATGAATCCCGACTCGGAACTAGTGCGAAAGCACATCCAAAAGGGTGGAGTAGCGGCAGTATATGAAAATGGCTATTTGTCAATTGTTAAAGGTGATTGGACACACCGCATAGAAAGAGCCGAAAATATACCTTTAACAATGGGCGGACGTGCGCCGTTTATGATTGCCAACGCTTTAGCTGCAAGTTTGGCCGCATTCGTGCAAAACGTCACAATTGAACAGATTCGGGCTGGTTTGAAGACCTTCCGGGCTTCAGTTAGTCAAACGCCGGGACGAATGAATCTATTTAATTTAGGAAACTACCATGCTTTGGTGGACTATGCCCACAATGCAGCCAGTTATGAAGCTGTCGGTTCCTTTGTGCGGAACTGGACTACAGGACAACGAATTGGCGTAATTGGTGGCCCAGGCGATCGCCGTGACGAAGACTTTGTTACTTTGGGCAAATTAGCAGCACAAATTTTTGATTACATCATCATCAAAGAAGACGATGACACACGGGGACGGGCACGGGGATCAGCCGCCCAATTGATTATTCAAGGCATCACCGAAGTTAAGCCTGATAGCCGCTATGAATCAATTCTGGATGAAACCCAAGCGATAAATAAAGGTCTAGACATGGCTCCTGATAACAGTCTGGTGGTGATTTTACCAGAAAGCGTGACTAGGGCTATTAAGTTAATTAAGCTGCGTGGTTTAGCGAAAGAAGAGACACACCAACAAAATCCTGGCACAACTGTCATCGATTCCCAAAATGGAATCACACCTTCTTCTGTTGTGAATACCTTGCTGTAG
- a CDS encoding Sec-independent protein translocase subunit TatA/TatB, whose protein sequence is MFGLGWPEIAVISIVAILIFGPKKIPELGTALGKSLRGFKEEMKTPSEETNQEEEKQ, encoded by the coding sequence ATGTTTGGACTGGGATGGCCAGAAATAGCTGTAATTAGCATAGTTGCTATTCTAATTTTCGGCCCAAAAAAAATTCCCGAACTGGGAACTGCACTGGGCAAAAGCCTACGAGGTTTTAAGGAGGAGATGAAAACCCCCAGCGAGGAAACCAATCAGGAAGAAGAAAAACAGTAA
- the cbiT gene encoding precorrin-6Y C5,15-methyltransferase subunit CbiT, translated as MPSQLWPYITPGIPDELFEHLPGIPLSQREVRLLLISQLRLKSDSVLWDIGAGTGTIPVEVGLLCPGGKIIAIERDEEVANLIKRNCDRFDVKNVEVVEGSAPECLHDLKITPHRVCIEGGRPIQEILQAAWHYLPPSGRVVATAANLESLYAISQSFSLLRARNIEVVQSAVNRLETRGFSQTFTAVDPIFILSGEKLD; from the coding sequence ATGCCCTCCCAACTTTGGCCTTATATTACCCCTGGTATTCCCGATGAATTGTTTGAACATTTGCCAGGAATTCCCCTGAGTCAGCGAGAAGTCCGACTGCTATTAATTTCTCAACTGCGACTAAAATCAGATTCCGTGTTGTGGGATATTGGCGCAGGGACGGGTACAATTCCGGTAGAGGTGGGGCTATTGTGTCCAGGTGGAAAGATTATTGCTATAGAAAGAGATGAAGAAGTAGCTAATCTAATTAAGCGTAACTGCGATCGCTTTGATGTGAAAAATGTCGAAGTTGTTGAAGGCAGTGCCCCAGAGTGTTTACATGATCTCAAAATTACCCCTCACCGTGTTTGTATCGAGGGAGGCCGACCCATTCAGGAAATTCTGCAAGCAGCTTGGCATTATTTGCCGCCATCCGGTCGGGTTGTAGCCACAGCTGCTAATCTAGAAAGTCTGTATGCTATTTCCCAAAGCTTTTCTCTGTTGAGGGCTAGAAATATCGAAGTCGTCCAGTCTGCGGTTAACCGCCTAGAGACACGAGGCTTTTCTCAAACCTTTACCGCCGTTGATCCCATTTTTATCCTCAGTGGTGAGAAACTGGATTAG
- a CDS encoding DUF2993 domain-containing protein: MSEQNSQTTNANKIRIITQVLTKALKLWLRTQVSQISELEVEIKASDRQLFSGRIPLVSIFASHAVYQGLLITKIQLIAENIRINIGSVLKGKPLRLLETVQVGGNLIVDEKDLNASLSSDLLSTALSDLLVKVLPTHYPQSQPINWQEILIGNNQIILRGLRVTNSETTPLEICLGLQLLSGHELQVAQIQINHEQGNILEDNHEYNLDLGSDVDIEELTLIPGKLVCRGRINVNP; encoded by the coding sequence ATGTCAGAGCAAAATTCACAAACAACAAATGCAAATAAAATCCGCATAATTACGCAGGTACTTACAAAAGCACTAAAGCTTTGGTTGAGAACACAAGTGAGCCAAATATCGGAATTAGAAGTGGAGATAAAAGCGAGCGATCGCCAACTTTTCTCTGGACGCATTCCTTTAGTATCTATCTTTGCTAGTCATGCAGTTTATCAGGGCCTCCTCATTACAAAAATTCAATTAATAGCAGAAAATATTCGGATAAATATCGGCTCCGTACTCAAGGGAAAACCCCTGCGACTGTTAGAAACAGTACAAGTAGGTGGCAATTTAATCGTAGACGAGAAGGATCTCAATGCTTCTCTCTCATCTGATTTATTATCAACTGCTTTGAGTGATTTATTGGTTAAGGTTTTACCAACACATTACCCACAGTCACAACCAATTAATTGGCAAGAAATTCTGATCGGGAACAACCAAATTATACTGCGAGGTTTGAGAGTAACCAATAGTGAAACAACGCCTCTAGAAATTTGTCTGGGGTTACAGTTACTCAGTGGGCATGAGTTGCAAGTAGCACAGATCCAAATCAACCACGAGCAAGGAAATATATTGGAAGACAATCATGAGTACAATCTGGATCTTGGCTCAGATGTCGATATCGAAGAGCTAACGCTGATCCCAGGAAAGCTGGTGTGTCGTGGGCGGATTAACGTTAATCCTTGA
- a CDS encoding phosphatidate cytidylyltransferase → MPWSRIISGIVAIALALSATLLGGWYFTIIFAVIIFLGQQEYFNLVRARGIAPAAKTTMAVSQILLAICTLDGSLADAVMPIAGTLICFYLLFQPKFATIADVSASIMGLFYVGYLPSYWVRLRAIDSAAFSNLPFGGYWPATWTDFWEKANSASLSQGFTATLLTFLCIWAADIGAYTIGKFFGKTRLSDISPKKTVEGAVFGITSSIAVAIAGAYYLHLPRSPFTGLALGLLIGIASLLGDLTESLLKRDAGVKDSGQLIPGHGGILDRTDSYIFTAPLVYYFVTLLLPLLSK, encoded by the coding sequence ATGCCTTGGTCTCGGATTATAAGTGGAATTGTTGCGATCGCTCTTGCTCTTTCAGCAACCCTTTTGGGGGGTTGGTACTTTACCATCATCTTTGCGGTCATCATCTTTTTGGGTCAACAGGAATATTTTAATTTGGTGCGAGCCAGAGGCATCGCTCCTGCCGCAAAAACCACTATGGCTGTTAGCCAAATATTGCTGGCGATTTGTACCCTGGATGGCAGTTTAGCTGACGCTGTAATGCCAATAGCTGGCACACTTATTTGTTTTTACCTGCTGTTTCAGCCAAAGTTTGCCACGATCGCTGATGTTTCCGCTTCTATTATGGGGCTATTTTACGTAGGTTATTTGCCGAGTTACTGGGTGCGGTTACGAGCAATTGATAGTGCTGCTTTTAGCAATCTCCCTTTCGGAGGATACTGGCCCGCAACCTGGACAGATTTCTGGGAAAAGGCAAATTCCGCTTCTTTATCACAAGGTTTTACAGCAACACTGCTGACTTTTTTGTGTATTTGGGCAGCCGATATTGGTGCTTATACCATTGGTAAATTCTTTGGTAAAACCCGTCTGTCTGATATTAGCCCGAAAAAAACTGTAGAAGGTGCTGTCTTTGGTATTACTTCAAGTATTGCCGTAGCTATAGCAGGAGCCTATTATCTCCACTTGCCCAGATCCCCCTTTACTGGTCTAGCATTAGGTTTACTGATTGGCATTGCTAGTCTTTTAGGGGATCTAACGGAATCTCTACTCAAGCGGGATGCTGGAGTCAAAGATTCTGGACAGTTAATCCCCGGTCACGGTGGTATTTTAGACCGTACCGACAGCTATATTTTCACTGCTCCTTTGGTTTATTATTTTGTGACATTACTTTTGCCGCTACTTAGTAAATAG